Within Caldisalinibacter kiritimatiensis, the genomic segment AGAGGTTTAAAAAATATTAATAGGAGGAATAAATATGCGCAAAAAGATTTTATTAGTATCTATTTTATCTATAGTATTACTTATAGTTGGATGCTCTAGTCAATCTAATACAATTAACTCCCTTGATAAGATTAAAGAAAATGGTGAGCTAATTATAGGATTAGATGATAACTTCCCACCTATGGGTTTCAGGGACAAAGAAGGTAATATAGTAGGCTTTGATATAGATTTAGCTAAAGAATTAGGTAACCGAATGGGAGTAAAAGTTAAATTTAAACCTGTTGAGTGGGATGGTATAGTGTTAACATTAGTTAATAAAAACATAGACATAGTTTGGAATGGAATGACAATAACTGAAAATCGAAAGAAAAAAATAAACTTTTCTAAGCCTTATCTTGAAAATAAACAAATCATAGTTGTAAAAAAAGACTCAAACATTAAATCTAAGGATGATTTAAAAGGTAAATCTGTTGGTGTACAATTAGAGAGCAGTAGTTGGTATGCACTAAATAAGGACAAGCAAGTAGTAAATAACTTAAAGGAAATAAGACAATATCCAAATAATGTTGAAGCTTTAATGGACTTAAAAGCTGGTAGAATAGATGCTTTAGTAGTTGACGAAATACTAGGTAGATATTATTTAAATAAAAATCCTAAATCATATGAAATTTTAAATGATGATTTTGGTAAAGAATTATATGGTATAGGTATACGAAAAGAAGATACAAAATTAAAACAAGAAATAGATAGAATATTAGACGAAATGAAAAGGGACGGTACAGCAAGTAAAATTTCTGAAAAATGGTTCGGAAAAGATATTATACTAGAATAGGTGAAAATATATGGAGTATATATTTGATGTATCTAATTATGTTTTAAAAGGCAGTTTAGTTACTATAAAGTTATACATGATTACTATTCTATTTTCTATACCCTTTGGCATTATATTAGCCTTAGGAAAGGTATCTAAATATAAATTAATTAATATATTATTAAGTTTATACACTTGGATTTTTAGAGGTACGCCTCTTCTGTTACAACTTTTCTTCTTTTATTTTGGTCTTCCTGTCATAAATATTACACTTACACCATTTATGGCTGCTGCCATCACTTTTATTCTTAATTATAGTGCTTATTTAACGGAAATATTTAGAGCTGGTATTCAATCTATTCCTAAAGGTCAATATGAAGCTGCTTATTCGTTAGGAATGGATTATTGGCAGACAATGATATACATCATACTACCTCAAACAGCCAATAGAGTTCTTCCTCCCTTATCTAATGAAGCTATAACATTAGTTAAAGACACAGCCTTAGTAGCTGCAATAGGAATGGGAGACTTACTAAGAGCTGCTAAACAAGCAGTAACTAGAGATTTTAATATAACACCTTTTATATTAGCTGCGATATTTTATCTCATTTTCACATCTTTGATAGTTACACTTTTTAGAAAGATTGAACAAAAATATTCTATATGTGAATAGAATAAAAATTATTAACTAAAAAACAGTAGCAAAACAGCTACTGTTTTTTAGTTTTAAGAAAATATATTTACCCTTTCAAACTCAATTATTATATCTTCATTTGGTTGCTTATCTAAAAGACTAATTATTACAATTACTAGAACAGATAATAAAATGCCTGGTACAATCTCATATAATTCAAATATTCCTCCACTTAATTGTTTCCATATTAACACTACTACTCCTCCAACAATCATTCCTGCCAATGCACCTTTTTTTGTCATCCTCCTCCATATTAAAGAAATTAAAATAGTAGGTCCAAATCCTGCCCCAAATCCTGCCCATGCATATGAAACAAGATTTAAAACAGAACTTTCTGGATTTAAAGCAAATAAGTAGCTTATCATTGCCACTATAATCACAGTCACCCTACTCACCCAAACCAACTCTCTATCCTTTGCATTTTTTCTAATTATAGTTTTATATATATCTTCTGTAAGTGCTGAAGCTGTAACAAGAAGTTGAGAATCAGCTGTACTCATTATAGCAGCAAGTACTGCTGCTAATAAAATACCAGCTAGTAATGATGGAAATGCCGAATCTACCATAACTAAAAATACCGTTTCTTGTGCACTACCCTCTAAGGCCTTAGTTAGAAAAACTCTCCCTACTATACCAACTAAAACTGCAGCTGCCAATGATATAAGTACCCATACCATTGCTATTATTCTAGCTTTTTTTATTTGTTTAGATGACTTTATAGCCATAAAGCGTGCAAGTATATGAGGCTGACCAAAATATCCAAGTCCCCATGCCAATAGCGAAACCATAGATATTAATGATATGTTTTCTCCCTTAATAGTTGTAATAGGGTTTAATAGCTCAGAATTTATTAATTTAAATTTATCAATGGTAACATGATACCCACCTGTAATTTTCATGCATGTTAAAGGAACCAATAAAAGTGCAAAAAACATTAACATTCCTTGAAAAAAGTCTGTCCAACATACTGCCATGAATCCACCTAAAAATGTATATATTATTATTACAAATGCACCAATAGAAAGTGCGTATTTATAAGATACATTAAAAACTGTACTAAATAACTTTCCTCCTGCTACAAAGCCTGACACCGTATATATTGTGAAAAACACTAAAATAATAACAGCTGACGTTATTCTTATAACTTTAGAATTATCTTTAAACCTATTTTGCAAATATGAAGATAAAGTTATAGAATCACCTGCTATCTCAGTATATTTTCTTAATCTCTTAGCAACAAATTTCCAATTAAGATAAGTACCTACAGCTAATCCTACAGCTATCCATACTGCCTCCACTCCACTTGCATAAGCATATCCAGGTAATCCCAACAAAAGCCATCCACTCATATCTGATGCTTGAGAACTTAATGCAGTAACCCAACTATTTAAATTTCTACCACCTATAATATACTCAGACAGACTAGAAGTTTTTTTGTAAAACAGAAGTCCAATACCTAACATAAAAAACAAATACCCTACAAAAGCAAATATTATTCCCATATCATAATCATACATACGAATAACCCCCTTCATTTATTTTATAAATAAAAAAACTCCGTTCCCTCACAAAAAGGGACGAAGTTTATCCGCGGTACCACCCTATTTAACCAATTAATACATTTCATTGGCTCACTTAATTTTATAACGGCTAACACCGTCTAAACTTACTTTTTTTCAGTCTAGAAGCTCCAGGCCGGGTTCAATATTCAGAGGGCTAGAAATCTCTCAGCCTAGGATTTCCTCTCTGTAAGCCTTAAATATCTACTATTACCTTTCACAGCTTATATATATTTATTTGTATTAATATTTATATTACTGTATATGTATACGTGTGTCAATAATTTATTTATTTTTTGTATCTAGTAATATATACCAATTACAAGCAATAATATAATCACCGTACGTTGGTAACTTTATATAATAGAAATTAATTTAGAAAGGAGTTTTATATGAATCAGCCTGTACTTGAACTTATCAATGTTAAGAAAAAAATAAAAAATCGTGAAATAATAAAAGGTATAAACATAACTGTAAACAATAATGAAATTTTTGGATTTTTAGGTCCAAATGGTGCTGGAAAAACAACTACTCTGAGGATGATAGTAGGTCTAATAAAACCTTCATCTGGAACCATTAAAATATGCGGGTACTCGTTAAAAAACAACTTTGTAAAAGCAATGAAAAATATAGGTTGTATTATAGAAAATCCTGAAATGTATAACTACATGTCTGGATTAGAAAACCTTATGTTATTTTCTTCTATGAATTCAGCAATTAGTGAGAAAAGAATTAGAGAAATAGTTGAAATAGTTGGTTTAAGTAATAGAATTCATGATAGAGTCAGTACATACTCATTGGGAATGCGTCAAAGATTGGGTATTGCTCAAGCAATAATATCTAAACCCAAACTTCTAATTTTGGATGAACCAACAAATGGTCTAGACCCGTCAGGAATACGTGAATTCAGAGAGTTATTAAAAAAACTTGTTTATAAAGAAAATATGAGTATTTTAATATCTAGTCATATATTATCTGAAATACAACAAGTATGTGATAGAGTAGCTATTATTAGTAATGGTAGAATAATAAAAACAGATAAAGTTAAAAATATATTATTTGACGATAAAGTAATTTGGTGTTTATCTAATTCTAAAAAAGCTAGCACATTACTTTATGAAAAATGGAACTTAAAAACCAAGGTTATAAATAATAAAACATTAACTGGCACTATAGATAATTATGATTTGACTACTATAAATAAATTCTTAATAAAAAATGGTATAAACATAAAGTATGTTCAAAGAAAAAATAACACTCTGGAAGAATTATTTCTAGAACTAACTGAAGGTGATAAAATTGTTTAAATTAATAGAAAATGAAGGAATAAAATTATTATATAAAAGAAGACTTTTAGTAATTTCAGTTTTACTATTATTATTTATAGTTTTGTATGCCTATGGCCAGAAATACATATCAGATAAAACAGAAGCAGAAATAATAAACAGATTAGGTGAAATAGAATCTGATGACTGGACTAAAATAGTAAAGCAGCAAATACTTGATTTGAATACAAAATTACAAAGTCCATATACTTTAGAATCAAGAAAAGCTTCTATTAAAGTAAAAATAGAACGACTACAATATTATATAAACAATAATATTAACCCACTAGTACCAGGTTCAGCGAGATTTACAAAATCTTTTATGGAAGATTCTATACCTTTGTTTCTTCCTATGCTAATTATAATATTAGCAAGTGATATTGTATCGAGTGAGTTTTCAGATGGAACTATTAAAATACTTTTAACTAAACCTGTACCTAGATGGAAGATATTACTTAGTAAATATATTTCACTTTTAATCATAACAACATTTGTAATAATACTTACCGGGATTTATTCAGTAATTATATCATCACTATTCTTTGGATTTAATGGTTGGAATGAACCAATAGTTACTGGATTTAAAGTAATTAATGGAAAACTTGATGCATCTCAAGTACAAAATATAGAATATTGGCAATATATCATCCTATTATATAGCCTCGCTTGGTATGTATCTATAGTTATTGGTACTCTAACCTTTATGGTATCAGTGCTTGTACGAAGTACACCTGTAGCAATAGGAATAATGGTTTCAACTCTTATTGCTGGCAATTTTATGAATTTCTTATTTAAGGGTTGGGATGTATTAAAATACCTATTTACTACTAATATAGAACTCTCTAATTTTTTATCTGGAAGAATTATGGCTGTAGATAATATCACACTTTCTTTTTCTTTACTAATATTATTTATTTGGGGAGCCTTTGCATTAATAATTAGTTTCATCGTTTTTATGAAACAGGATGTTTTAGTATAGTAAAAAAATAGCTGTAATGAAATTAACTTAACATTCGATAAAACGAAAAAGGAGATAATAAAATGCAAAAAATATGGTATGGTATTCTTTTTATCTTTATTATCAGTATTAGTATATTTTCATATGGAATAAAAAGTTCTCTAATTATTACTGAAAGTTGGCCCAGGGATAAAATAACTAATAGTAAAGAACAACCTTATTCATTAACTGAAGATACTATTAAGGTCATACAGAATAAAGACCAAATTAGCATTTTAGTATTAGGGGATTCATTAGCAAGAGGTACAGGTGATGAAACTGGATATGGTTTTACTGGACATTTTGCTAATTATCTAGAGCAAAATACAAATAAAAAAGTCAATGTTATAAAAGCAGCGATTAACGGTCAACTATCATCTGAACTACTCTCTCAAATCAACCAACAAAATGTTAGCCAATTAGTTAAAAATTCAGATGTAATTATAATATCTACTGGTGGTAATGATATACTTAAAAATTTCCACAGTGTAGAATCTATTAATGAAACATTATTTTATGAAGTAGAAGATAGATATTTAAAAAACCTAACCAGTATATTAAATAATATAAACTCAATAAATCCCAATGCCTATATGATTTTTTTAGGTTTGTATAATCCTTTGGATTTGAACAAGATAAAAAAACAGCATTTAAATTTACTTTTAGAATGGAACTATAAAACTAAACTACTTGTTGAAAGTTATCAAAACTCTACCTTTATACCATCATATGATTTATTTAAATATAACAGAGATAAGTATATATCCATTGATGATATCCATCCAAACAGTAAAGGATACAAGGCAATAGCTGATAGAATAATAAAAATAATAGGCAACATTTTAACTAAAAAATGATAAATGTCACTTCTACCTTTCCTTTAACTTTTTATTCCATAGAAATATTCCTATATAATAAAGACTTGCTAAAACCAAAGGAATAATCATTCCTTTTGGATTTTTCCTTATATCTATTACTCTAGAAAACAAATATATAGCTATTGCCATACCTGGAATCATTCCTAAGAAACTTCCAATTATATAGTCTTTGAATTTAACAGAAGTAAAACCAGCTATATAATTAACTAAAGTAAAAGGCATCATAGGTATATTTCGTAATAAAAGCACATATTTAAATCCAGATTTTTGCATTTCATAGGATACAGAGTTAATATCTATATTCCAATCCTTCACTCTAATCCTTCTCATTATAAATTCTCTAAAATCTTTTTTAAAAATTCTACCTAAGAAAAAAGAAAGAATACTTGATATAATAGCTCCAGATATAGAATAAATAAGCCCCCACTTAAAGCCAAACAAAATCGCTGATGTAGCTACCATCCATGAAATAGGAACAAATAGCATACTTAACCCTGCTGTCATAATAATAAATATAATACCACAGTTTGGATTTTCTCTTATTTGATAAAAAAATTGGGTAAGCTTAGCTTTATCATATATAGAAAATTTATTAAACATTAGAATAATACAAATTACACATACAATACATATAAGAAACACTATATATTTTTTCACTTCTAGCACCTTCTTTAATTTAAAAAAACAGATTATATAGTTACATTATATACTTATTTACCTATTATCCCAGTATATTACATAAACTGAATATCTTTTATTAAACATGCTATCATTTAAATTTTTTTACTATTATGTGATACAATACTATATATCAAAAACTAATTTAAGGGGGCAATATAAACAAATGAAATACGAAGGAACAGTATATAGACCACCTAGTGAAGCTAGAAGTCTTATTATACAAGTAACAATTGGTTGTTCACATAATAAATGTACATTCTGTAGTATGTACAAAGATAAAAAATTTAGAATAAGAAAAATAGATGAAGTTTTCGAAGACTTAAAAACAGCTAGAAAAGCATATAAAAATGTCAATAGAATATTCTTAGCTGACGGAAATGCACTGGTATTAAAAACAGAAAAATTGAAACAAATACTTCATAAAATAAACGAATTGTTTCCAGAATGTCAAAGAGTTGGAATATATAGTGCTCCTAAAGATATACTAAGAAAATCGTTAGAAGAACTAATAGAATTACATAGGTTAGGATTAAAAATAGCATACTTAGGTGTTGAATCTGGAAGTCCTAATATATTAAATTTTATTAAAAAAGGAGTAACCCCTAAGGACATGATAGAAGCTGGTAAAAAAATAATTGCGTCAGGTATAAAGTTGTCAGTTACACTTATTTCTGGCCTTGGTGGTAGGCAAAACTGGAAGGAGCATGCAATTGAATCTGCAAAGGTCATAAACGAAATAGACCCTCATTATTTAGCACTATTAACCTTATTAGTCCATCCTAATACTGAATTATATAGACAAATTCAAAATGGAGAATTTACTCTACTAACTCCTAATGAAGTTATGCTAGAAACCAAAGAATTAATCAAAAACTTAAATGTTACTAACTGTATATTTAGAAGTAACCATGCATCTAATTATCTTCCTTTAGCAGGCACTCTTCCTAAAGATAAAAACTTACTACTAAAAACACTAAATAATGCTGTTAATGAAAAATATGATTACAGAGACGAATTATTTAGAAGTTTATAATTTTTAATTAGCACTATATTATATAAATATAGATAATTACCCATAATACTATTAATTAAGCTTTTTTGGGTATATGATATTATATATGTTAATTTAACACTGGAGGGAAATAATGAATAAAAATATTATTAAAAACAGAGTTGGTAAAACTCCGATACTACGCGCAAAAAATCTAGAAAAAGAACTAGGTATATCTAAAATTTATTTAAAGCTTGAAGGAAACAACCCATCTGGTCATCGAATGGATAGACTAGCATATCTATTAATTAAAGATGCAATATCTGTTGGCAAAAAAACTATCTGCTTAGGAGTTTATGGGGCACTTTCTAAAACTGTGGCATATTTATCTCAATATTATGATATAAAATGTGTGTTTATACTACCTAAAAACAGCAAAATATCAGATGATAAATTATTTAATTCTCCTAACATAGAGATTATTGAGTATGGTAACTCTCCAACTGATTGCATTGAATACAGTAAAGAATTATCTAAAAAATATAGATGGTATAATGCAAATCCAGGTATGGAAAACAATATATTAAATATGATGGCTTTGTCTTCTATAGCAAAAGAGTTAACAAAGCAAATAAAAAGTGAAATAAATACTGTTTTCACCCTTCTTAGCTATGGTTTTTCTGTGTCAGGGTTAGACTTAGGCTTTAGA encodes:
- a CDS encoding amino acid ABC transporter permease: MEYIFDVSNYVLKGSLVTIKLYMITILFSIPFGIILALGKVSKYKLINILLSLYTWIFRGTPLLLQLFFFYFGLPVINITLTPFMAAAITFILNYSAYLTEIFRAGIQSIPKGQYEAAYSLGMDYWQTMIYIILPQTANRVLPPLSNEAITLVKDTALVAAIGMGDLLRAAKQAVTRDFNITPFILAAIFYLIFTSLIVTLFRKIEQKYSICE
- a CDS encoding GDSL-type esterase/lipase family protein; the protein is MQKIWYGILFIFIISISIFSYGIKSSLIITESWPRDKITNSKEQPYSLTEDTIKVIQNKDQISILVLGDSLARGTGDETGYGFTGHFANYLEQNTNKKVNVIKAAINGQLSSELLSQINQQNVSQLVKNSDVIIISTGGNDILKNFHSVESINETLFYEVEDRYLKNLTSILNNINSINPNAYMIFLGLYNPLDLNKIKKQHLNLLLEWNYKTKLLVESYQNSTFIPSYDLFKYNRDKYISIDDIHPNSKGYKAIADRIIKIIGNILTKK
- the putP gene encoding sodium/proline symporter PutP — its product is MYDYDMGIIFAFVGYLFFMLGIGLLFYKKTSSLSEYIIGGRNLNSWVTALSSQASDMSGWLLLGLPGYAYASGVEAVWIAVGLAVGTYLNWKFVAKRLRKYTEIAGDSITLSSYLQNRFKDNSKVIRITSAVIILVFFTIYTVSGFVAGGKLFSTVFNVSYKYALSIGAFVIIIYTFLGGFMAVCWTDFFQGMLMFFALLLVPLTCMKITGGYHVTIDKFKLINSELLNPITTIKGENISLISMVSLLAWGLGYFGQPHILARFMAIKSSKQIKKARIIAMVWVLISLAAAVLVGIVGRVFLTKALEGSAQETVFLVMVDSAFPSLLAGILLAAVLAAIMSTADSQLLVTASALTEDIYKTIIRKNAKDRELVWVSRVTVIIVAMISYLFALNPESSVLNLVSYAWAGFGAGFGPTILISLIWRRMTKKGALAGMIVGGVVVLIWKQLSGGIFELYEIVPGILLSVLVIVIISLLDKQPNEDIIIEFERVNIFS
- a CDS encoding ABC transporter ATP-binding protein; protein product: MNQPVLELINVKKKIKNREIIKGINITVNNNEIFGFLGPNGAGKTTTLRMIVGLIKPSSGTIKICGYSLKNNFVKAMKNIGCIIENPEMYNYMSGLENLMLFSSMNSAISEKRIREIVEIVGLSNRIHDRVSTYSLGMRQRLGIAQAIISKPKLLILDEPTNGLDPSGIREFRELLKKLVYKENMSILISSHILSEIQQVCDRVAIISNGRIIKTDKVKNILFDDKVIWCLSNSKKASTLLYEKWNLKTKVINNKTLTGTIDNYDLTTINKFLIKNGINIKYVQRKNNTLEELFLELTEGDKIV
- a CDS encoding amino acid ABC transporter substrate-binding protein; protein product: MRKKILLVSILSIVLLIVGCSSQSNTINSLDKIKENGELIIGLDDNFPPMGFRDKEGNIVGFDIDLAKELGNRMGVKVKFKPVEWDGIVLTLVNKNIDIVWNGMTITENRKKKINFSKPYLENKQIIVVKKDSNIKSKDDLKGKSVGVQLESSSWYALNKDKQVVNNLKEIRQYPNNVEALMDLKAGRIDALVVDEILGRYYLNKNPKSYEILNDDFGKELYGIGIRKEDTKLKQEIDRILDEMKRDGTASKISEKWFGKDIILE
- a CDS encoding TVP38/TMEM64 family protein, whose amino-acid sequence is MFNKFSIYDKAKLTQFFYQIRENPNCGIIFIIMTAGLSMLFVPISWMVATSAILFGFKWGLIYSISGAIISSILSFFLGRIFKKDFREFIMRRIRVKDWNIDINSVSYEMQKSGFKYVLLLRNIPMMPFTLVNYIAGFTSVKFKDYIIGSFLGMIPGMAIAIYLFSRVIDIRKNPKGMIIPLVLASLYYIGIFLWNKKLKER
- a CDS encoding ABC transporter permease subunit, producing MIKLFKLIENEGIKLLYKRRLLVISVLLLLFIVLYAYGQKYISDKTEAEIINRLGEIESDDWTKIVKQQILDLNTKLQSPYTLESRKASIKVKIERLQYYINNNINPLVPGSARFTKSFMEDSIPLFLPMLIIILASDIVSSEFSDGTIKILLTKPVPRWKILLSKYISLLIITTFVIILTGIYSVIISSLFFGFNGWNEPIVTGFKVINGKLDASQVQNIEYWQYIILLYSLAWYVSIVIGTLTFMVSVLVRSTPVAIGIMVSTLIAGNFMNFLFKGWDVLKYLFTTNIELSNFLSGRIMAVDNITLSFSLLILFIWGAFALIISFIVFMKQDVLV
- a CDS encoding radical SAM protein; the encoded protein is MKYEGTVYRPPSEARSLIIQVTIGCSHNKCTFCSMYKDKKFRIRKIDEVFEDLKTARKAYKNVNRIFLADGNALVLKTEKLKQILHKINELFPECQRVGIYSAPKDILRKSLEELIELHRLGLKIAYLGVESGSPNILNFIKKGVTPKDMIEAGKKIIASGIKLSVTLISGLGGRQNWKEHAIESAKVINEIDPHYLALLTLLVHPNTELYRQIQNGEFTLLTPNEVMLETKELIKNLNVTNCIFRSNHASNYLPLAGTLPKDKNLLLKTLNNAVNEKYDYRDELFRSL